The following coding sequences lie in one Zingiber officinale cultivar Zhangliang chromosome 2B, Zo_v1.1, whole genome shotgun sequence genomic window:
- the LOC122045265 gene encoding callose synthase 12-like: MSLRQRGSRTGVGDDYGTGRGMGEVSGEGDGVYNVIPVHNLLADHPSLRFPEVRAAMAALRTVGELRKPPFVRWHGGLDLLDWLGAFFGFQRDNIRNQREHLVLLLANAQMRIHPPPDDIDVLHAKVVRRVRKKLLHNYTAWCSYLGRTPNVWIDIRRAASDHRRAASDPRRELLYAALYLLIWGEAANVRFVPECLSYIFHHMAGELNRILEDYIDEATGQPALPAVSGENAFLTRVITPIYETIKREVDASRNGTEPHSAWRNYDDINEYFWNNHCFESLRWPLDRSKNFFATPPTKNRVGKTGFVEQRSFWNLYRSFDRLWVMLILFLQAAIIVAWHGSKTYPWQNLQIRDDQVRVLTIFITWAGLRLLQSLLDVGTQYKLVSRETRLLGVRMVLKILVAAAWTVAFPILYSLMWNQRNRDRTWSDAANRRVTNMLVAAAVFILPELLAVALFVIPWLRNFLEKTNWRIFYVLTWWFQSRTFVGRGLREGPLDSFKYALFWIVLLSVKFIFSYFLQIKPMISPTKAILNLQGVQYQWHEFFSHTNRFGVFILWLPVVLIYLMDIQIWYSIFSSMAGALVGLFSHLGEIRDVQQLRLRFQFFASALQFHLMPEEHVFRQHGSLQNRIRDTVNRLKLRYGLGRPYNKIESHQVGPSRFALIWNEIIHTFREEDIVNDREVELLELLPYAWNIRVVRWPCLLLGNELLLALGQAKELKADDRRLWRKISKHEYRRCAVIEAYDSIKYLFLEIIKEGTEEHSIVAGLFEGFDSSIRVEKFTVEYNMHVLQNLYGKLLDLLNTLIKPNKDVYKVVNALQMLYDIVTRDFSKNKKSLEKLKESGLAPTGSTELLFENAVVIPTAENDNFYQQVRRLQTILTSKDSMNNVPKNLEARRRIAFFSNSLFMNMPRAPQVEKMRAFSVLTPYYNEEVLYSKEQLQSENEDGISILFYLQKIYEDEWANFLERMKREGMTDEEELWGKRSRDLRLWASYRGQTLSRTVRGMMYYYKALKMLAFLDSASEIDIREGSRELPSVGSSRRQIEDLDNLEDGGKSSASQSLSRASSSVGLLFKGHEHGTALMKYTYVVACQIYGNQKAKNDTRANDILYLMKNNEALRVAYVDEVKSVRDEVEYFSVLVKYDQQLEKEVEIYRVKLPGPLKLGEGKPENQNHALIFTRGDAIQTIDMNQDNYFEEALKMRNLLEEYSSNYGARKPNILGVREHVFTGSVSSLAWFMSAQETSFVTLGQRVLANPLKIRMHYGHPDVFDRIWFLSRGGISKASRVINISEDIFAGFNCTLRGGNVTHHEYIQVGKGRDVGLNQISMFEAKVASGNGEQTLSRDVYRLGHRLDFFRMLSFFYTTVGFYFNTMMVVLTVYAFVWGRLYLALSGLESSIRSNADSTNNAALQTVLNQQFIIQLGLFTALPMIIENSLEHGFLPAIWDFLTMQLQLASVFYTFSMGTKTHYYGRTILHGGAKYRATGRGFVVEHKKFAENYRLYARSHFIKGIELGIILTLYAAYSATAKNTFVYIVMTISSWFLVISWIMAPFAFNPSGFDWLKTVYDYDDFMNWIWYPSFISATSDQSWKKWWDEENDHLRKTGLWGKLLEIILDLRYFFFQYGIVYQLNIASHSRSVAVYLLSWIYIVAAILIFVIVDYAQDRYAAKKHLKYRAIQSLVIVSLVAVIVLLLQFTSFEIVDFFTSLLAFIPTGWGLISIAQVFKPFLQDTALWESVVAVARFYEIMFGVIVMAPVAFLSWLPGSQEMQTRVLFNEAFSRGLQISRILIGKKSSDIRG; the protein is encoded by the coding sequence ATGAGCCTCCGCCAGCGGGGAAGCCGTACGGGAGTCGGAGACGACTATGGCACGGGCCGTGGGATGGGCGAGGTGTCCGGGGAAGGGGACGGGGTTTACAACGTCATCCCCGTCCATAACTTGCTGGCGGATCACCCGTCGCTCCGGTTCCCGGAGGTGCGAGCTGCCATGGCCGCGCTGCGCACCGTCGGGGAGCTTCGGAAGCCGCCCTTCGTCCGCTGGCACGGCGGCCTTGATCTCCTTGACTGGCTTGGGGCTTTCTTCGGCTTCCAGCGAGACAATATCCGCAACCAGCGGGAGCACCTCGTGCTCCTCCTTGCCAACGCCCAAATGCGAATCCATCCCCCGCCGGACGACATCGACGTCCTCCATGCCAAGGTCGTCCGCCGCGTCCGCAAGAAACTCCTCCACAACTACACCGCATGGTGCTCCTACCTTGGCCGCACGCCGAACGTCTGGATTGACATCCGCCGTGCCGCCTCCGACCACCGCCGCGCCGCCTCCGACCCCCGCCGCGAGCTCCTCTATGCGGCCCTCTACCTCCTCATATGGGGCGAGGCTGCCAACGTCCGTTTCGTTCCCGAGTGTCTCTCCTATATCTTTCATCACATGGCCGGGGAGCTCAACCGCATCCTCGAGGACTACATCGACGAGGCGACGGGCCAACCTGCCCTCCCAGCTGTCTCCGGCGAGAACGCTTTCCTCACCCGCGTCATAACCCCCATTTACGAGACCATCAAGCGCGAGGTTGACGCCAGCCGCAACGGCACAGAGCCCCACTCCGCCTGGCGCAACTATGATGACATCAACGAGTACTTTTGGAACAACCACTGCTTCGAGAGCCTCCGTTGGCCGCTCGACCGGTCTAAGAATTTCTTCGCCACTCCGCCTACCAAGAACCGCGTGGGGAAGACGGGCTTCGTTGAACAGCGCTCTTTCTGGAACCTCTACCGCAGTTTTGACCGCCTCTGGGTCATGCTCATCCTCTTCCTTCAGGCGGCCATCATTGTGGCCTGGCACGGAAGCAAGACGTACCCGTGGCAGAACCTCCAAATCCGAGATGATCAGGTCCGTGTCCTGACCATCTTCATTACCTGGGCCGGCCTCCGCTTGCTGCAGTCCCTCCTCGACGTTGGCACCCAGTACAAGCTTGTCTCACGCGAGACCAGATTGCTCGGTGTGCGAATGGTGCTCAAAATACTCGTTGCTGCGGCGTGGACTGTCGCATTCCCGATCCTGTACTCCCTAATGTGGAATCAGAGGAACCGAGACAGAACATGGTCGGATGCAGCGAATCGACGGGTGACGAACATGTTGGTGGCTGCCGCAGTGTTCATCCTCCCTGAATTGCTTGCCGTTGCGCTCTTCGTTATCCCTTGGCTCCGGAATTTCCTTGAGAAGACCAATTGGAGGATTTTTTATGTTCTCACCTGGTGGTTCCAGAGTCGCACCTTTGTGGGTAGGGGGCTACGAGAGGGCCCGCTGGACAGCTTCAAGTATGCCCTTTTCTGGATTGTACTCCTTTCTGTAAAGTTCATCTTCAGCTACTTCTTGCAAATCAAACCAATGATCTCCCCAACTAAAGCCATACTTAATCTTCAAGGTGTTCAATACCAGTGGCATGAGTTCTTCTCCCATACAAACAGGTTTGGTGTGTTCATTTTGTGGCTTCCTGTTGTTCTTATTTATCTGATGGACATCCAGATCTGGTACTCAATCTTCTCTTCAATGGCCGGGGCGCTAGTAGGCCTGTTCTcacaccttggtgagattcgtgaTGTGCAACAATTGAGGCTGAGATTCCAGTTCTTTGCAAGTGCCTTGCAGTTCCATCTGATGCCAGAAGAACATGTTTTCCGGCAGCATGGTTCACTGCAAAATAGAATCAGAGATACTGTGAACCGGCTGAAGCTGAGGTATGGCTTGGGCCGCCCGTACAACAAGATTGAATCACATCAAGTTGGTCCTAGCAGGTTTGCATTGATATGGAATGAAATCATTCACACATTCAGAGAGGAAGATATTGTGAATGACCGGGAAGTGGAGCTTCTTGAGCTGCTTCCATATGCATGGAATATCCGAGTGGTTAGGTGGCCGTGCTTATTACTCGGCAATgaacttcttcttgctcttggccAAGCAAAGGAATTGAAGGCTGATGACAGAAGACTCTGGAGAAAGATTAGCAAACATGAATATAGGCGTTGTGCAGTCATTGAGGCTTATGACAGCATCAAGTATTTGTTCCTGGAGATCATCAAGGAGGGAACCGAAGAACACTCCATTGTTGCTGGATTGTTTGAGGGATTTGATAGCAGCATTCGCGTGGAGAAATTCACTGTAGAATATAACATGCATGTGCTGCAGAATCTTTATGGCAAATTGCTTGACCTACTGAACACATTAATCAAGCCAAATAAAGATGTGTACAAAGTGGTCAATGCACTGCAGATGCTGTATGACATAGTTACTCGTGATTTCTCCAAGAACAAGAAGAGCTTAGAGAAACTTAAAGAATCAGGTTTGGCACCAACTGGGTCAACTGAGTTGCTCTTTGAGAATGCCGTTGTGATACCCACTGCGGAAAATGATAACTTCTATCAGCAGGTAAGGAGACTCCAAACAATCCTTACTTCTAAGGATTCCATGAATAACGTTCCAAAAAATCTTGAGGCCAGGAGACGCATTGCATTCTTCAGCAACTCATTGTTCATGAACATGCCTAGAGCTCCGCAGGTAGAAAAGATGCGGGCATTCAGTGTGCTGACTCCATATTACAATGAGGAAGTTCTGTACAGCAAGGAACAACTTCAGTCAGAAAATGAGGATGGCATCTCCATCTTATTTTATTTGCAAAAGATTTATGAAGATGAATGGGCAAACTTCTTGGAACGCATGAAGAGAGAGGGCATGACTGATGAGGAGGAGTTATGGGGTAAAAGATCAAGGGATCTTCGACTTTGGGCCTCATATAGAGGTCAGACCTTGTCACGGACTGTGCGGGGAATGATGTACTACTACAAGGCTCTCAAGATGCTTGCATTTCTTGATTCTGCTTCCGAGATTGACATAAGGGAAGGATCGAGGGAGCTACCTTCAGTTGGTTCCTCGAGGAGGCAAATAGAAGATTTAGATAACTTGGAGGATGGTGGTAAGTCATCGGCATCCCAAAGTCTGAGCAGAGCTAGCAGCAGTGTCGGTTTGTTGTTTAAAGGTCATGAACATGGTACTGCTCTAATGAAGTATACGTATGTGGTCGCCTGCCAGATTTATGGAAACCAAAAAGCTAAAAATGACACACGTGCTAATGATATTTTGTATCTGATGAAGAACAATGAAGCCCTCCGTGTTGCTTATGTTGATGAAGTGAAATCAGTCAGGGATGAAGTGGAGTATTTTTCTGTTCTTGTTAAATATGATCAACAACTGGAGAAAGAAGTGGAGATATACAGGGTCAAGCTGCCTGGACCTCTAAAACTTGGAGAAGGCAAGCCAGAGAACCAGAATCATGCTCTTATCTTCACAAGGGGTGATGCAATACAAACAATCGACATGAATCAAGACAACTACTTTGAGGAGGCCCTCAAAATGCGCAATCTGTTAGAAGAATACTCCTCCAATTATGGTGCTCGAAAACCAAATATCTTGGGAGTCCGTGAACATGTTTTTACAGGTTCTGTTTCTTCCCTGGCTTGGTTCATGTCAGCTCAGGAGACAAGTTTTGTCACCCTTGGACAGAGGGTTCTGGCAAACCCTTTAAAGATACGGATGCATTATGGCCATCCTGATGTCTTTGACCGCATTTGGTTTTTAAGTCGAGGAGGCATTAGTAAAGCTTCAAGGGTCATCAATATCAGCGAGGATATATTTGCAGGATTTAATTGTACACTTCGTGGTGGCAATGTTACCCACCATGAATATATACAAGTTGGTAAAGGCCGAGATGTTGGCCTGAATCAAATATCTATGTTTGAAGCCAAAGTGGCTAGTGGTAATGGTGAACAGACCTTAAGCAGAGATGTTTATAGGCTAGGTCATAGGTTGGATTTCTTCCGGATGCTCTCTTTCTTTTACACAACTGTGGGGTTCTATTTTAACACAATGATGGTGGTATTGACGGTCTATGCATTCGTCTGGGGTCGCCTTTATCTGGCTCTTAGTGGCCTTGAGAGTTCCATCAGAAGCAATGCTGACTCTACAAATAATGCAGCTCTTCAGACTGTTCTCAATCAGCAATTCATTATCCAGCTTGGGCTTTTTACTGCATTGCCaatgattatagaaaattctcTTGAGCATGGTTTTCTACCTGCGATCTGGGATTTCTTGACAATGCAATTACAGCTTGCATCAGTGTTCTATACTTTCTCAATGGGAACTAAGACCCATTATTATGGGCGTACTATTCTTCATGGAGGTGCAAAATATCGAGCTACGGGACGTGGTTTCGTTGTTGAACACAAGAAATTTGCTGAGAATTATAGACTCTATGCACGCAGCCATTTCATAAAAGGAATAGAGCTAGGGATAATATTGACATTGTATGCTGCCTATAGTGCCACTGCAAAGAATACTTTTGTTTACATAGTAATGACCATCTCAAGCTGGTTTTTGGTCATATCATGGATCATGGCTCCATTTGCATTCAATCCATCTGGTTTTGATTGGTTGAAAACTGTTTATGACTATGATGATTTCATGAACTGGATTTGGTATCCTAGTTTTATTTCTGCAACGTCTGATCAATCTTGGAAGAAATGGTGGGATGAAGAAAATGATCATCTTCGGAAAACTGGACTTtggggaaaattattggagatcaTATTAGATCTCCGCTATTTCTTCTTCCAGTATGGTATCGTGTACCAGCTAAACATTGCAAGTCATAGCCGTAGTGTTGCTGTGTATCTACTTTCTTGGATATACATCGTTGCTGCTATTTTGATTTTTGTCATTGTGGATTATGCTCAAGATAGATATGCTGCCAAGAAACACTTGAAATATCGGGCCATTCAATCTTTAGTAATAGTCTCTCTAGTAGCTGTCATCGTTCTACTGTTGCAGTTCACTTCCTTTGAAATTGTTGATTTCTTCACAAGCTTGTTAGCATTCATTCCAACTGGTTGGGGTTTAATCTCCATTGCTCAAGTTTTCAAACCATTTCTCCAAGACACTGCTCTATGGGAATCTGTGGTTGCTGTGGCTCGGTTCTATGAAATCATGTTTGGAGTAATTGTCATGGCTCCCGTGGCATTCCTGTCCTGGTTGCCTGGTTCCCAGGAAATGCAGACAAGAGTGCTCTTCAACGAAGCATTTAGTCGAGGTCTCCAGATATCAAGAATTCTTATTGGAAAAAAGTCTAGTGACATTCGAG